A window of Thermoproteus sp. genomic DNA:
ATTTAGACCACAGTGGCGCCTTGCCTTCGCTCTACGTGTCGGTCAAGACGCCCATATATGCGACCCCCCTGACGATGGAGCTCAGTGACGTCATGTATACCGATATGATAAAACTTTCGGGCTATTACCTGCCGTACACTCACGACGAGGTGAGGGCGGCCATGGAGAGCGCAATTCCGCTAACATATGGAGAGCCCGTAGAGCTGGCGCCCGACATAACTCTCACCGTCTACAACGCCGGCCATGTGCCGGGTAGCGCCATATCGGTTCTGGAGGCCGAAGGGAGAACCGTCGTGTTCACCGGCGACTTCAATCTGAGAGACACAGCGCTCCTCCGAGGCGCCGATCTTTACAATTTGCCGAAAAAGGCCGACGTGGTGGTCATGGAGGCGACCTACGCCGCCGCCGACCACCCCCCACGTGAAGAGCTGGAACGTAGTTTTGTGGAGACAGTGAAAGAGGTAGTTGAGGGAGGGGGCACGGTGTTGGTGCCGTCGTTCGCGTTGGGGCGCGCCCAAGAGGTCTTGCTGACTTTAGTGAAACACGACATAGGCCCCATATATGTAGACGGGCTGGCCAGACAAGTAAACAGCATTGTCGGGAAGTACCCCCATCTGCTCAACGACTTCGACTTGTACAGAAAGGCGCTGGAGGCCGCAGTGGAGATACCCAACGCCTATGTGAGGAAGAAGGCCGTAGGCCAAGAGCCTTCGGTGATCATATCACCTGCAGGCATGTTGAAGGGAGGGGCTTCTTTATATTATTTCAAACGCCTGGCCGGCGACGAGAAGAACGCAATTATACTCCCGTCATTTCAAGCGCCCGACACTCCCGGCTTTGAGGTCTTGTCTAGGGGCGAGGCGTTAGTAGAGGGGACCTTGGTGAGGGTAAGAGCCAGAGTGGAGTGGTTCGACTTCTCGGCGCATTCGGGCCGATCGGAGCTAGCGGAGTTCGTAGAGAGCTTCAGCGATGACACGAGGGTAGTGTTGTTCCACACAGAGCCGTCTTCGGCCATGTATTTCGTCAAGTGGATGCAAACAAGAGGCCGAGACAACATATACGTCCCACTAGTCGTTGGGGAGGAGTTGGAAGTTTAGGAGGTTTTAAGGAGGGGACATCTCGTGAAGTTGAGAGTTTGGATAAAAAAGAGGTGCGACGAGGTGGGTCTCTGCGAATACATAGAGGTCCCCTTGGCGAGGGCCGCGCGGATACTTGACAAAGTGGACCTCGAGGACGTATACATAATAGTGGACGATGTGGACCCCCAGTTGATAGAATATTAACCAGGTCATTACGTGTGCGAGATCTATTGGGACCTCCTAAAGAGGGGAGTAGAGGTGTTGGGAGGCCTCTTGGGGTGGGCGCGGGCTTTCGGCTGCGATATAGACCTCAATTGTGAGTGCGATGTGGTCATAGCCGAGAGGGACGCCCAAAAGGCACCAACATCGCCCTGCGTCTGGACTATAGACGAGGTGGGGTTTTCGCACAGGAGGGTCTGGCTGGGCGGAATTCCCCACGTGTCGTTGGAGGACCTGCCCAAAATAAAAAGTCCCTACACCAAGGCGGTGCTGGACTGCATTACGGATGTACTTCGTAGACGCGGAGCCTCCGACCGTCCTCAGCAGGAAGTATAAAAGTGACCTTATACACATCGCCGAAATATATGCCAGCCAAGTCCTCGCCTAGGTGGAACTCCCCATCTATGCCGTGCACCGCGCATTTCTCGCAGTTGGACCTGGCGTATTCTATCAGGTCCCTAAAGGCCTTCACCAAATCCTTAGGGGAACCCCTAATCGAGAAGAGGACAGTGCCGTGGTCCCCGTGAAAATGGGGATGGGCATCGGCCTTGT
This region includes:
- a CDS encoding MBL fold metallo-hydrolase; translation: MRIKFLGGAGEVGRAAVLVKTAAGSVLFDYGVNFDAQGRPVFPEHVRPKDLVAVVLSHAHLDHSGALPSLYVSVKTPIYATPLTMELSDVMYTDMIKLSGYYLPYTHDEVRAAMESAIPLTYGEPVELAPDITLTVYNAGHVPGSAISVLEAEGRTVVFTGDFNLRDTALLRGADLYNLPKKADVVVMEATYAAADHPPREELERSFVETVKEVVEGGGTVLVPSFALGRAQEVLLTLVKHDIGPIYVDGLARQVNSIVGKYPHLLNDFDLYRKALEAAVEIPNAYVRKKAVGQEPSVIISPAGMLKGGASLYYFKRLAGDEKNAIILPSFQAPDTPGFEVLSRGEALVEGTLVRVRARVEWFDFSAHSGRSELAEFVESFSDDTRVVLFHTEPSSAMYFVKWMQTRGRDNIYVPLVVGEELEV